A part of Paraburkholderia azotifigens genomic DNA contains:
- a CDS encoding PhoX family protein: MVQPLDLSRRKALKIIAGAPMLPLGSAATASLLAACGGSSDHPASTPTPSTAAFTAASFGSMAAPSLADAAAMATTTVGSTLTAQFSDGSRRTYKLAYQPFFITGDTVPNTSGGAIVAGGYFDINNQPIIDRSVAGKERQFFSDCPDGTSLIRLDKPTVKGVKGNPVFAVVQFEYTTRDQTQTSAGDMYGKLPSPIAVLTLDQDPATGKLALVSYANVDTSGAHGLWITCGASLSPWNTHLSSEEYEPDAATIATNTQFQAYSLNLYGNASTARPYHYGHLPEVTVNPDGTGTVKKHYCLGRISHELIQVMPDKRTVLMGDDATNGGLFMFVADKEADLSAGTLYVAKWAQTSSAGAGAATLTWLNLGHATSDEIEALANTLTIADIMDIVTDEANPPTDPTYTKIHVGGKFNWIRIKTGMEKAAAFLETHRYAALRGASMGFTKLEGTTVNAKDKILYSAMSQITASMVRGNAHSTDIALDKGISSGAVYALNMKAGLSDLSGAAINSEWVPVDMSAPAALVGEDLTTADSLGNTANPEKIANPDNLKFSEKLRTLFIGEDSGMHVNNFLWAYNVDTKTLSRILSCPAGAESTGLHAVDEINGWTYIMSNFQHAGDWTSLHAKVQTTLDPLVRANYKDRFGSAVGYLTADPTSIKLV; the protein is encoded by the coding sequence ATGGTGCAGCCTCTCGATCTGTCACGCCGCAAGGCGCTCAAAATCATTGCCGGCGCACCGATGCTGCCGCTCGGCAGCGCGGCCACGGCTTCGCTGCTGGCGGCGTGCGGCGGCAGCAGCGATCATCCGGCAAGCACGCCCACACCGTCGACGGCTGCATTCACGGCGGCGTCGTTCGGCAGCATGGCTGCGCCGTCGCTGGCCGATGCCGCCGCCATGGCGACGACCACGGTCGGCTCGACGCTGACCGCGCAATTCAGCGACGGCAGCCGCCGCACGTACAAGCTCGCGTATCAGCCGTTTTTCATCACGGGCGACACGGTGCCGAACACGTCTGGCGGCGCGATCGTCGCGGGCGGGTATTTCGACATCAACAACCAGCCGATTATCGACAGATCGGTGGCGGGCAAGGAGCGCCAGTTCTTCTCCGATTGCCCGGACGGCACGTCGCTGATCCGCCTCGACAAGCCGACCGTGAAAGGCGTGAAGGGCAACCCGGTGTTTGCCGTCGTGCAATTCGAATACACGACGCGCGACCAGACGCAGACATCGGCGGGCGACATGTACGGCAAGCTGCCCTCGCCCATCGCCGTGCTCACGCTCGATCAGGATCCGGCGACGGGCAAGCTCGCGCTGGTCAGCTATGCGAACGTCGATACATCGGGCGCGCATGGCCTGTGGATCACGTGCGGCGCGAGCCTGTCGCCGTGGAACACGCATCTGTCGAGCGAAGAGTACGAGCCGGACGCCGCGACGATCGCGACCAACACGCAGTTCCAGGCGTATAGCCTGAATCTGTACGGCAACGCGTCGACGGCGCGGCCTTACCACTACGGACATCTGCCCGAAGTCACCGTGAATCCCGACGGCACGGGCACCGTGAAGAAGCACTACTGCCTCGGCCGCATTTCGCACGAGCTGATTCAGGTGATGCCGGACAAGCGCACCGTGCTGATGGGCGACGACGCGACCAACGGCGGCCTCTTCATGTTCGTCGCCGACAAGGAAGCGGACCTGTCGGCGGGCACGCTGTATGTGGCGAAGTGGGCGCAAACATCGTCGGCGGGCGCGGGCGCCGCGACGCTCACGTGGCTCAATCTCGGCCACGCGACCAGCGATGAAATCGAAGCGCTCGCCAACACGCTGACGATCGCCGACATCATGGACATCGTCACCGACGAAGCCAATCCGCCGACCGACCCGACCTACACGAAGATTCACGTCGGCGGCAAGTTCAACTGGATCCGCATCAAGACGGGCATGGAGAAGGCGGCGGCGTTCCTCGAAACGCACCGTTACGCCGCGCTGCGCGGCGCGAGCATGGGCTTTACGAAGCTCGAAGGCACGACCGTCAACGCGAAGGACAAGATTCTGTATTCGGCGATGTCGCAGATCACGGCGTCGATGGTGCGCGGCAACGCGCATTCGACGGATATCGCGCTCGACAAGGGCATTTCGTCGGGTGCCGTCTACGCGTTGAACATGAAGGCGGGACTGAGCGACCTGAGCGGCGCGGCCATCAACAGCGAATGGGTGCCCGTCGACATGAGCGCGCCCGCCGCGCTCGTCGGCGAAGACCTGACGACGGCGGATAGCCTCGGCAATACGGCGAACCCGGAAAAGATCGCGAATCCCGACAACCTCAAGTTCTCGGAGAAGCTGCGTACGCTCTTCATCGGCGAAGACAGCGGCATGCACGTGAACAACTTCCTGTGGGCGTACAACGTCGACACGAAGACGCTCTCGCGCATCCTGTCGTGCCCGGCGGGCGCGGAATCGACGGGTCTGCATGCCGTCGACGAAATCAACGGCTGGACGTACATCATGAGCAATTTCCAGCACGCGGGCGACTGGACGAGTTTGCACGCGAAGGTGCAGACGACGCTCGATCCCCTCGTGCGCGCCAACTACAAGGATCGCTTCGGCTCGGCGGTCGGCTACCTGACGGCGGACCCGACCTCGATCAAGCTCGTTTGA
- a CDS encoding fatty acid--CoA ligase, which yields MRETETPDHLITAAASAYAYPLLVKQLLVNSLSVRADQEITYRGVLRYTFADFRRRVGQLANALASRGVRAGSTVAVMDWDTHRYLESYFAIPMMGATIFTVNVRISAQQIAYTLNDAGAEVLIVNSEFLPVVEAIRGELKHVREVIVASDDTPMPRTSLPVAGEYEQLVSSMPEDFAFEDLDENTRAAIFYTTGTTGDPKGVCYSHRQIVLHTLATATSLCSPHSGQRLHRDDVYMPITPMFHVLAWGMPYIAVMLGLKIVLPGRYQPDMLLHLKQTERVTFSHCVPTILQMLLDAAARDAHDLSGWTMIIGGSALSPTLCRAALEQGIDVFAGYGMSETGPVAALSQFAPDVATAGIDESVRRRCMTGRPVPMVELRVVDAQMNDVLRDGRAQGEIVLRSPYLTPGYHNQPEASEALWAGGYLHTQDVAVMTPDGYVQIVDRIKDVIKTGGERVSSIEIEALINELHGVEESAVIGVQDERWGERPKALVVLRERATLDAQAVRAHLLRHAEAKRISRYAVPEAERVIFVAAIPKTSVGKIDKKLLRQRFE from the coding sequence GTGCGAGAAACCGAGACGCCCGACCACCTGATCACCGCCGCTGCCTCCGCGTACGCGTATCCGCTGCTCGTCAAGCAACTGCTCGTCAATTCGCTGAGCGTGCGCGCCGATCAGGAAATCACCTATCGCGGCGTACTGCGCTACACGTTCGCCGATTTCCGCCGCCGCGTCGGCCAGCTTGCCAACGCGCTCGCCTCGCGCGGCGTGCGCGCGGGATCGACGGTCGCAGTCATGGACTGGGACACGCATCGCTATCTGGAAAGCTACTTCGCGATTCCTATGATGGGCGCGACGATCTTCACCGTGAACGTGCGCATTTCGGCGCAGCAGATCGCGTATACGCTGAACGACGCGGGCGCCGAAGTGCTGATCGTCAACAGCGAATTTCTGCCTGTAGTCGAAGCGATTCGCGGCGAGCTGAAGCACGTGCGCGAGGTGATCGTCGCCAGCGACGACACGCCGATGCCGCGCACGTCGCTGCCTGTTGCGGGCGAGTACGAACAGCTTGTCTCGTCGATGCCGGAAGACTTCGCCTTCGAAGACCTGGACGAGAACACGCGCGCCGCGATCTTTTACACCACGGGCACGACGGGCGACCCGAAGGGCGTGTGCTACAGCCATCGGCAGATCGTGCTGCACACACTTGCGACGGCGACGTCGCTCTGTTCGCCGCACAGCGGCCAGCGCCTGCATCGCGACGACGTCTATATGCCGATTACGCCAATGTTCCATGTGCTCGCGTGGGGCATGCCGTATATCGCCGTGATGCTCGGGCTGAAGATCGTGCTGCCCGGGCGTTATCAGCCGGACATGCTGCTGCATCTGAAGCAGACCGAGCGCGTCACGTTCTCGCATTGCGTGCCGACCATTCTGCAAATGCTGCTCGACGCGGCGGCGCGCGACGCGCACGACCTGTCGGGCTGGACCATGATCATCGGCGGCTCGGCGCTGTCGCCGACCTTGTGCCGCGCCGCGCTCGAACAGGGCATCGACGTGTTCGCGGGCTACGGCATGTCGGAGACAGGGCCCGTTGCTGCGCTGTCGCAGTTCGCGCCCGACGTGGCGACGGCCGGTATCGACGAATCCGTGCGCCGGCGCTGCATGACGGGCCGGCCCGTGCCGATGGTCGAGCTGCGCGTCGTCGATGCGCAGATGAACGACGTGCTGCGCGATGGCCGTGCGCAAGGCGAGATCGTGTTGCGCTCGCCGTATCTGACGCCCGGCTATCACAACCAGCCAGAAGCCTCCGAAGCGCTGTGGGCGGGCGGTTATCTGCATACGCAGGACGTCGCCGTGATGACGCCGGATGGCTACGTGCAGATCGTCGACCGTATCAAGGACGTAATCAAGACGGGCGGCGAACGGGTGTCGTCGATCGAGATCGAGGCGCTCATCAACGAGCTGCACGGCGTGGAGGAAAGCGCGGTGATCGGCGTGCAGGACGAACGCTGGGGCGAACGTCCGAAGGCGCTGGTCGTGTTGCGGGAGCGCGCGACGCTCGATGCGCAGGCCGTGCGAGCGCATCTGCTCCGTCACGCCGAGGCGAAACGGATCAGCCGCTATGCGGTGCCGGAGGCCGAGCGCGTGATCTTCGTCGCGGCGATTCCGAAGACGAGCGTCGGAAAGATCGACAAAAAGCTGCTGCGCCAACGCTTCGAGTAA
- a CDS encoding lysophospholipid acyltransferase family protein: MRAVLVKWLFIVYLLGSGTLWSTVMLLLYPFTSRSARYRLAALWCRALVAVMRGAFGIRCSIEGLEHLPHEPSIILCRHESTWETLAFLALFPRRISFVFKQDLLRIPFFGWVLKGLDMVSLDRGSPRQAHVAVTREAAERLAKGDMVVIFPEGTRVPHDAPVKLTSGGVRLACATGALIVPVVHNAGKVWPAKGWPTGAGHIRVVVGPTLSPAERSPQELSHQVHDWMQAELRKL; encoded by the coding sequence ATGCGCGCGGTTCTCGTCAAATGGCTCTTCATCGTGTATCTGCTGGGCAGCGGCACGCTCTGGTCCACGGTGATGTTGCTGCTGTATCCGTTCACCAGCCGGTCGGCGCGCTACCGGCTCGCGGCGCTCTGGTGCCGGGCGCTCGTTGCCGTGATGCGCGGGGCGTTCGGTATCCGTTGCTCGATCGAAGGCCTCGAGCATCTGCCGCATGAACCGTCGATCATCCTGTGCCGTCACGAGTCGACGTGGGAAACGCTCGCCTTCCTCGCGCTCTTTCCGCGCCGGATCAGCTTCGTGTTCAAGCAGGATCTGCTGCGCATCCCGTTCTTCGGCTGGGTGCTGAAGGGACTCGACATGGTGAGCCTGGATCGCGGCTCGCCGCGTCAGGCGCACGTCGCGGTGACGCGTGAAGCGGCCGAACGGCTTGCGAAAGGCGATATGGTCGTGATTTTTCCGGAAGGCACGCGCGTGCCGCACGATGCGCCCGTGAAGCTCACGTCGGGCGGCGTGCGCCTTGCCTGCGCGACGGGCGCGTTGATCGTGCCCGTCGTTCACAACGCGGGCAAGGTGTGGCCCGCGAAAGGCTGGCCGACGGGCGCGGGGCATATCCGCGTGGTCGTCGGTCCTACGCTGTCGCCTGCGGAGCGCTCGCCGCAGGAACTCAGCCATCAGGTGCACGACTGGATGCAGGCCGAACTGCGCAAGCTTTGA
- a CDS encoding AraC family transcriptional regulator gives MDAVSDVLRVVRLGGAVYLHAELTAPWSLIGHADQALCTAYLPKSDRIVSYHLITEGTCWARLPDSADPAICIGAGELLVVPQGEAHIMGSAPDVPPVPAGPLLETQLATMPGEVLNLSYGGGGAPTRILCGFLACDDALSNPVLGSLPRLFKVDVRNDPQSAWIEASLRYAAEEAAQRRAGSAIVLSRLSELLFVWAVRRCIDELPADRKNWLAGVKDRFVGRALSILHAQPAYSWTVDELARKVGLSRSAFAQRFSDLLGQPPMQYLARWRLIVAAQELSYSSKAIAAIAEEVGYESESAFHRAFRREFGQPPAAWRKRHSHVTGTEALAASQ, from the coding sequence ATGGATGCGGTCTCCGACGTGCTGCGCGTCGTGCGCCTGGGCGGCGCAGTCTATCTTCACGCTGAACTGACAGCGCCCTGGAGCCTGATCGGTCACGCGGATCAGGCGTTGTGCACAGCGTATCTGCCGAAGTCGGACCGCATCGTTTCTTATCATCTGATCACGGAAGGGACGTGCTGGGCGCGGCTGCCCGATTCCGCCGATCCCGCCATCTGCATCGGTGCGGGCGAACTGCTCGTCGTGCCGCAAGGCGAAGCGCACATCATGGGCAGCGCGCCCGATGTGCCTCCCGTTCCCGCCGGGCCGCTGCTCGAAACGCAGCTGGCGACCATGCCAGGCGAAGTGCTGAATCTCTCGTACGGCGGAGGCGGCGCGCCGACGCGCATCCTGTGTGGCTTTCTCGCCTGCGACGATGCACTCAGCAATCCCGTGCTTGGCTCGCTGCCGAGACTCTTCAAGGTCGACGTGCGCAACGATCCGCAATCGGCGTGGATCGAGGCTTCGTTGCGCTATGCCGCCGAGGAAGCGGCCCAACGGCGCGCAGGCAGCGCAATCGTGCTCTCGCGTTTGTCGGAGCTGTTGTTCGTGTGGGCCGTGCGGCGCTGCATCGACGAATTGCCTGCTGACCGGAAGAACTGGCTCGCGGGCGTGAAGGATCGCTTCGTGGGCCGCGCGCTGTCGATTCTGCACGCGCAGCCCGCGTACAGCTGGACTGTCGACGAACTGGCGCGCAAGGTCGGTCTGTCGCGCTCCGCCTTCGCGCAGCGCTTCAGCGATCTGCTAGGCCAACCGCCGATGCAATATCTCGCGCGCTGGCGTCTGATCGTCGCGGCGCAGGAACTGTCGTACAGCAGCAAGGCGATTGCAGCGATTGCCGAAGAGGTCGGCTACGAATCGGAATCGGCGTTCCATCGCGCGTTCAGACGCGAGTTCGGGCAACCGCCTGCTGCGTGGCGCAAGCGTCACAGCCATGTGACGGGCACGGAAGCTCTGGCCGCGAGCCAGTAG
- the treF gene encoding alpha,alpha-trehalase TreF, which translates to MPMQQAHARRILPVALCAAALLVSSMQSVVAQTLSADASSTAAASAASASSAHGASRVVPVPPSDLYGALYRDVELAHLYPDSKTFADMVPNAPPQQIVADYARQKDHAQFALKPFVEQHFTLPARETKDYVSDPNQSATAHIDTLWSVLRRDPDASASPWSSLLPLPDPYIVPGDRFDEIYYWDSYFIMLGLRQSGREDLLENELDNFATLIDRYGHVPNGNRTYYLSRSQPPFFAQMVRLAADREGDQVYLHYLPALRREYAYWMDGHDKVAPGGAYRHLVRLPDGTLLNRYWDERATPRDESYREDVATAQATPQRKADDLWRNLRAGGETGWDFSSRWFEDGKTLATIEVTSMIPVDLNSLLVDLERTLAKAYRVQGDATHAENLQQRAAARADAIRRVLWDPQINAFGDYDFARRQLTHRLSAATVYPLYAGVATKAQAAAVAATVRARLLRPGGLATTTVQTGQQWDEPNGWAPLQYLAVTGLRRYGHADLAQQIATRWIGTNVTYYQHTGKLVEKYDVDAKAGTTAAGGGEYPLQDGFGWTNGVLRTLMAMYPAAAGSSTRPVDVPSGAAGVSEAASAAAAAPKTTHRLDATPAPASAPAAP; encoded by the coding sequence ATGCCGATGCAGCAAGCCCATGCCCGCCGCATTCTTCCTGTCGCGCTGTGCGCCGCCGCGCTGCTCGTCTCGAGTATGCAGAGCGTCGTCGCACAGACCTTGTCCGCCGATGCTTCATCCACAGCCGCGGCGTCCGCTGCATCGGCGAGCAGTGCGCACGGCGCGTCGCGCGTCGTGCCCGTGCCGCCGTCCGATCTGTATGGCGCGCTGTATCGCGATGTCGAACTCGCGCATCTCTATCCGGACAGCAAGACCTTCGCCGACATGGTGCCCAACGCGCCGCCGCAGCAGATCGTCGCCGATTATGCCAGGCAGAAAGACCACGCGCAGTTCGCGCTGAAGCCGTTTGTCGAGCAGCACTTCACGCTGCCCGCACGCGAAACGAAAGACTACGTGTCCGATCCGAACCAGAGCGCGACAGCGCACATCGACACGCTCTGGAGCGTGCTCAGGCGCGACCCGGATGCAAGCGCAAGCCCGTGGTCGTCGCTGCTGCCGCTGCCGGATCCGTACATCGTGCCCGGCGACCGCTTCGACGAAATCTACTATTGGGACTCGTACTTCATCATGCTCGGACTTCGGCAAAGCGGACGCGAAGACCTGCTGGAGAACGAACTCGATAACTTCGCGACCTTGATCGACCGGTACGGCCACGTTCCCAACGGCAACCGCACGTACTACCTGAGCCGTTCGCAGCCGCCGTTCTTCGCGCAGATGGTGCGGCTCGCCGCCGATCGCGAAGGCGATCAGGTCTATCTGCACTATCTGCCCGCGCTGCGCAGAGAATACGCGTACTGGATGGACGGTCACGACAAGGTCGCGCCAGGCGGCGCTTATCGACATCTCGTGCGTCTGCCCGACGGCACGCTGCTGAACCGCTACTGGGACGAGCGCGCCACGCCGCGCGACGAGTCGTATCGCGAGGATGTCGCCACCGCGCAGGCGACGCCGCAGCGCAAGGCCGACGATCTGTGGCGCAATCTGCGCGCTGGCGGCGAAACGGGCTGGGACTTCAGCTCGCGCTGGTTCGAGGACGGCAAAACGCTCGCGACAATCGAAGTCACGTCGATGATTCCCGTCGATCTGAACAGCCTGCTCGTCGATCTCGAACGCACGCTGGCGAAGGCGTATCGCGTGCAAGGCGACGCGACCCACGCGGAAAACCTCCAACAGCGCGCCGCCGCGCGAGCCGATGCGATCCGGCGCGTGCTGTGGGATCCGCAGATCAATGCGTTCGGCGATTACGACTTCGCGCGGCGTCAGCTCACGCACCGGCTCAGCGCGGCCACCGTTTATCCGCTGTACGCGGGCGTCGCGACCAAAGCACAGGCCGCTGCCGTGGCCGCGACGGTTCGCGCGCGTCTGCTGCGTCCCGGCGGCCTCGCGACCACGACGGTCCAGACGGGCCAGCAGTGGGACGAGCCGAACGGCTGGGCGCCGCTGCAATATCTCGCCGTGACGGGCTTGCGCCGCTATGGCCATGCCGACCTCGCGCAGCAGATCGCGACGCGCTGGATCGGCACGAACGTGACCTACTACCAGCACACAGGCAAGCTGGTCGAAAAATACGATGTCGATGCGAAGGCGGGCACGACGGCGGCGGGCGGCGGCGAGTATCCGTTGCAGGATGGGTTCGGCTGGACTAACGGCGTGCTGCGTACGTTGATGGCGATGTATCCCGCTGCGGCCGGTTCGTCGACGCGTCCCGTGGATGTGCCTTCGGGTGCTGCGGGCGTATCGGAAGCGGCGTCGGCGGCAGCGGCTGCGCCGAAAACGACGCATCGCCTTGACGCGACGCCTGCGCCTGCATCGGCGCCTGCTGCACCGTGA
- a CDS encoding putative bifunctional diguanylate cyclase/phosphodiesterase, protein MLQGSYNSLLVLFSLLVAVLAAYTSLEMAGRIMTATGRAARWWLTGGAFAMGLGIWSMHFIGMLAFSLPIRLGYDPLVTLLSLSIAVASSAFALWLVCQETLPNGRLACGAVLMGVGVAGMHYTGMSALHMEPGIVYDVPLFALSIAIAIAASGVALKTAFSLRHNSRRMRPLRAGAAIVMGLAIVGMHYTGMSAASFPAGSLCMAATEGGHSAWVAVAIIIVTLTVTAVALTISLLEDVRLETENAALTRSLAEANQELGYLALHDALTKLPNRVLLECRLDDALSKAHEDGGQFALMFMDLDGFKVVNDAYGHQVGDRLLVQVAERLAAGVRGKDTVARVGGDEFVLLVPGEDRAGATAVASRLLAAISAPFQADGHDLRISTSIGIAMCPADGASVHDALMHADAAMYHAKSMSRNAYCFFDASMNENMQGQLQLTQDLRAAIERNELVLHYQPQFAAPNGPIRGVEALVRWIHPTRGLIGPDEFIPLAEKTGLIVPIGEWVLDEACRQVREWLDSGMCDWNVAVNLSPVQFSHPQLTALVRDTLARHRVDPRHLTIEVTESAAMRDVDASLRILQALRDMGVRISIDDFGTGYSSLMYLKRLPASELKIDRGFVRELAHDAEDAAIVSSVVALGHTLGIEIVAEGVETATQKEFLTRLGCNSLQGFLLGRPVPAADLDALSRDCTQASVS, encoded by the coding sequence ATGTTACAGGGCAGCTACAACAGTCTCCTCGTGCTGTTTTCGCTCCTTGTCGCGGTGCTGGCTGCGTACACGTCGCTCGAAATGGCGGGCCGTATCATGACGGCGACCGGCCGCGCCGCGCGTTGGTGGCTGACGGGCGGCGCATTCGCGATGGGGCTCGGCATCTGGTCGATGCACTTCATCGGCATGCTCGCGTTCAGCCTGCCGATACGGCTCGGCTACGATCCCCTCGTCACGCTGCTGTCGCTGTCGATTGCCGTGGCGTCGTCGGCGTTCGCGCTCTGGCTCGTCTGCCAGGAGACGCTGCCCAATGGGCGGCTCGCGTGCGGCGCGGTGCTGATGGGCGTCGGCGTCGCGGGCATGCACTACACGGGCATGAGCGCGCTGCACATGGAGCCAGGCATCGTCTACGACGTGCCGCTGTTCGCGCTGTCGATCGCCATCGCCATCGCCGCTTCGGGCGTCGCGTTGAAGACGGCCTTCAGCCTGCGCCACAACTCGCGCCGCATGCGGCCGCTGCGCGCGGGCGCCGCGATCGTGATGGGACTCGCGATCGTCGGCATGCACTACACGGGCATGTCGGCGGCGAGCTTTCCGGCCGGCAGTCTCTGCATGGCTGCGACGGAAGGCGGACACAGCGCCTGGGTCGCCGTCGCGATCATCATCGTGACGCTGACGGTGACGGCCGTCGCGTTGACGATTTCCCTGCTCGAAGACGTGCGGCTCGAAACGGAGAACGCGGCGCTCACGCGTTCGCTGGCCGAAGCCAATCAGGAACTCGGCTATCTGGCCTTGCACGATGCGTTGACCAAGCTGCCGAACCGCGTGCTGCTGGAGTGCCGGCTCGACGACGCGCTGTCGAAGGCGCACGAGGACGGCGGCCAGTTCGCGCTGATGTTCATGGATCTCGACGGCTTCAAGGTGGTCAACGACGCTTACGGCCATCAGGTGGGCGACCGGCTGCTGGTGCAGGTCGCCGAACGGCTCGCGGCGGGCGTGCGCGGGAAGGATACGGTGGCGCGCGTCGGCGGCGACGAGTTCGTGCTGCTGGTTCCCGGCGAAGATCGAGCGGGCGCGACGGCCGTCGCCAGCCGGTTGCTCGCGGCGATCAGCGCGCCGTTCCAGGCAGACGGCCACGATCTGCGGATTTCGACCAGCATCGGCATCGCCATGTGTCCCGCCGACGGCGCGTCCGTCCACGATGCGCTGATGCACGCAGACGCCGCGATGTATCACGCGAAGTCGATGAGCCGCAACGCGTATTGCTTCTTCGACGCGTCGATGAACGAGAACATGCAGGGCCAGCTGCAACTGACGCAAGACCTGCGCGCGGCCATCGAACGCAACGAACTGGTGCTGCACTATCAGCCGCAGTTCGCCGCGCCGAACGGGCCGATCAGAGGCGTCGAGGCGCTCGTGCGCTGGATTCATCCGACGCGCGGCCTGATCGGTCCCGACGAATTCATTCCGCTTGCCGAGAAGACGGGTTTGATCGTGCCGATCGGCGAATGGGTGCTCGACGAAGCGTGCCGCCAGGTCCGCGAATGGCTAGATTCGGGCATGTGCGACTGGAACGTCGCCGTCAATCTGTCGCCTGTGCAGTTCAGCCACCCGCAGCTGACGGCGCTGGTGCGCGACACGCTCGCGCGGCATCGCGTCGATCCGCGCCATTTGACGATCGAAGTGACCGAGTCGGCCGCGATGCGCGATGTCGACGCGAGTCTGCGCATTCTGCAAGCGCTGCGCGACATGGGCGTACGCATTTCCATCGACGATTTCGGCACCGGCTATTCGAGCCTGATGTATCTGAAGCGGCTGCCCGCGAGCGAGCTGAAGATCGACCGCGGTTTCGTGCGCGAGCTTGCACATGATGCGGAGGATGCCGCCATCGTGTCGTCGGTCGTCGCGCTGGGGCATACGCTGGGCATCGAGATCGTCGCGGAAGGCGTCGAGACCGCGACGCAGAAGGAGTTCCTGACGCGGCTCGGCTGCAATTCGCTGCAAGGCTTTTTGCTCGGCCGGCCGGTTCCGGCTGCGGATCTGGACGCGCTGTCGAGAGATTGCACGCAGGCGAGCGTGTCATGA
- a CDS encoding SDR family NAD(P)-dependent oxidoreductase: protein MNSLDGTIVAITGAFGNLGLVTAQALAERGAKVALIGRGKAPANLPASLAQACIVSGTDLAERDAAQRALDSIASQLGGLNALVNVAGGFSWETIADGSADTWERMFDVNVKTTLNASKAALWHLTRATGGRIVNVGAMAGLKAGMGMGAYAASKAGVMRLTEALAEELKDKGTTVNAILPSIIDTPQNRADMPDADFSRWVTSEQIGAVIAFLLSKDAQCITGALIPVAGRV from the coding sequence ATGAACAGCTTGGACGGAACGATCGTCGCGATAACAGGCGCCTTCGGCAATCTCGGTCTCGTGACGGCGCAGGCGCTCGCGGAGCGCGGCGCGAAGGTCGCGTTGATCGGCAGAGGCAAGGCGCCCGCGAATCTGCCCGCGTCGCTCGCGCAGGCTTGTATCGTGAGCGGCACCGATCTCGCGGAACGCGATGCCGCGCAGCGCGCGCTCGATTCGATCGCGAGTCAGCTCGGCGGACTGAATGCGCTCGTGAACGTCGCGGGCGGTTTCAGCTGGGAGACGATCGCCGATGGCAGCGCCGACACCTGGGAGCGCATGTTCGACGTGAACGTGAAGACGACGCTGAATGCATCGAAGGCCGCGCTTTGGCATCTGACGAGAGCGACGGGCGGACGCATCGTCAATGTCGGCGCGATGGCCGGGTTGAAGGCGGGCATGGGGATGGGCGCGTATGCCGCGTCGAAGGCAGGCGTGATGCGCCTCACGGAAGCGCTCGCCGAAGAACTCAAGGACAAGGGCACGACCGTCAACGCGATCCTGCCGAGCATCATCGACACGCCGCAGAATCGCGCCGACATGCCCGACGCCGATTTCTCGCGCTGGGTGACGTCGGAGCAGATCGGCGCCGTGATCGCGTTCCTGCTGTCGAAGGACGCGCAGTGCATCACGGGCGCATTGATTCCCGTTGCGGGACGTGTCTGA